Genomic window (Alnus glutinosa chromosome 9, dhAlnGlut1.1, whole genome shotgun sequence):
tatttaaaatcatacttttttaaatcgcaaacccaaacagacccttacTGTGTTGGTGAAATTTTTGCCTTTGCTTGAcacatgttttattttttttgaaaaaaattaaattatgtaTGTTGCCTAATTGATTTGTCCAAAACATAGcaaaaagtttatttttcttaaaaaatttcaatcaaacttttatatttacattattcttttaaattaattgtttatgaatatGAAGACTCATCGAAGACAATTGACTAAATTAACATGTGAGGTAAGACAAAAGAAATTGTAATTTacattaatatgttttaaacaataattaaattttattaaattgtttatttattttgttagatatatttttaatcaatttttgttctactttatttattttttattcataaaaaaaatatcttggcCCCCCTGGACCaaaatcctggctccgccaTAAAGACAACCGGCGGacatattttgtcaaaataaattCATTAGGAATCCTTGTTCGTTATGAATTAGAAGTTTTTAGAAATTCTTTTCCCTCAAGGATTAGGAATccttatttaatttgtattagGATTTCTAGTATATTTAGGATTTGGATTTGTAGGCTCTATAAAGGCATGCTATGACTTGTTTTTACTATCGTTGATTGAATAAAGTACTCTCTCAAGAGAGTTAATCTATTTTCTTGGTAGATTCCTGTGATTTTTCTGGCGAATTCCAGTTATTTTTCTGAGTCATCCATGCATCCCAAAGTGTTGGAGATTAGTTTGGGCTTGAATGCATGCTATGCACAAATTTTGTAGACAGGTATGAAAAGATGGCAGGTTAAAGTTTCCAGAagatttcaaatgatttttttgctGCTATATATTGGATAGGTTTACATTTACTCCTGAAGAACACCGTCAGGATTAGATATGGTTGATGACAAAGTGGCAATgcatttgcatatatatatacacgtacatACGAGTTTCCTGCAAATTTTCAAATGAGCCGAAATACTTATTGCTGGTGTATCAGTCAGGATAGCACCAGCACCAAAGTACTGGTCGTTTGCTTCCATAAAGTTGTTAGGTTATGTGGAGCCTGGTTTTGTGTCCGACTCGGTTTGCCGACCCTGTTTGATGTTGGAAGGTTACAGTTTAAATGGGTTTTTGACCCGTTTCGGTGTTTTGACCTAGTTGAGAGTCGTATTTATAATcgcttttgtgtttttaaggTTCCATGCGGGATTGACGCTTTCTTGTATTGTTTCTCAAGAAATAATGAAACCTCGGTAGATATAACCTTTAGTGGTGAACCACATAAGTTCATGTGTTTTGTaattgcttatttttatttaaattcttcttcttcttttttttttttcgcttctcACCGGTTATGGGAAATAGGTTTTATTTCCTAACACAAATTGttataaacaaacaaatttatACAAAACTATCAATTCAAATTACATTAAATTAGAGTTATTCTGGACCAGAAGTCCAAATTACTGGGCTTCTATTATAAAAACTACGAGCCACCACCCACCAGATTTAACTTCTCCTGAAAGTCTGTAACTGAAGCAAGAAATGGACTAGTCAGATCTTAGGTGCTTATTCTGTAAAATTTGCTCCTGTCACTATCCTCAGACTGAATTCTTGATGACCATGCAATGCAAGTAAGCGCTCTCAATGACTTCTATTATGGTTTTCTTGTCACTGAATGGGTTTCCTGTTCAACAGAAGCAAGAAGCTCCTATGCTTTGGTTTGTTCCATCTCGTTTTTATGTTCCATTCCGACACCAAAAGTTGATGATGTAGACTGAAACTCTGTTTGCTTAAGCAAATCAGGTTCATGTATAAGGCAAGAAACAAATAAGATTGACTAACAGTTTCAAAATGGATATCTTGTTTATCATCATTGGCTCCTCTTAAGAATTCGACAATGTTATCATCGTCTTTATTATAATACAGCTAATCTCTGTTAAATCACCAAACTCCCTCTCAATAAGTGATGccaaacatgtaaaatatttaattgaaaattggaGGTGAATAATGAAGACAAAGTTCGAAGGACCTTGCTATGATACTGTTGTAATTACAGTTCTaagtgttaaagtgtcccacatctcCAAGAGATACATGACTTGCACACTTTATAAGCTATTGACACCTCTCCTCTCTAAAGACGTCTTTTGAGGATAAGTTAGACTTTTACATAATATCAGAGCAGGTTTCTTGGACGAAGATGGGGTATTTTCCCTCCTAATGTTGAACACCTGTTTGGCCAAAGTTGCAGGTTTCTTGGACGAAGATAAAGTTCGAAGGACCTTGCTATGATACTGCTGTAATTACAGTTCTaagtgttaaagtgtcccacatcttCAAGAGATACGTGATCTGCGCACTTTATAAGCTATTGACACCCCTCTTCTCTAAATGCGTCTTTTGAGAATGAGTTAGACTTTTACATAATATCAGAGCAGGTTTCTTGGACGAAGATGGGGAATTTTTCCTCCCAATGTTGAACACCTGTTTGGCCAAAGTTGCCCTCACACGTAaaggggcgtgttaaagtgtcttaCATCGCTAAGAGATACATGACCTGAGCATTTTATAAGCTATGGACACCCCTCTTTTTTAAATGCGTCTTTTGAGGATGAATTAGGCTCATGGACTTTTACACTAAGAGCCGTGAGTGAATCACGGTGGAAGGTTGCATAAAAGGAAGTGCCTTATTACTCATTGATTCAGACACTAACATCATGCTGCATTATCTAACACCACAGTTGAATGTGTCTGTATCTCTATTAACTTCCAGTCAATATCATATATTACATAAAATGGATATCAGAACATAAATCTGGTTTTTGCTCATCCTCCTTCAGGTGTTTTACCAGAATGAAATGAAAATGTGAGATATTGAAGTACAAGGAGACAAAAAGGTTAAACCAAGTTAAAAAGCTATGTCattcaaaagttcaaaaccaaaaacaagagTATCCCATTTACACCATCAACCACTGAAATTTGGTTCTTACAAAAGAGAAGCAAAGTTTAGTGATTTCATAGAAACCTTTGTCGCTTGCCTGCAGGGACATGATTGTTAATACTAGCAGTGGGAGTCAAAAGCCGCGAATTGTTCAAACATGAAGCAGAAGGACTACTAGCAAAATTTAATATGGATGCTGAACAAGTTTGAGAAGTCCCACGAGACATCACAGGATATGAGGATGAATTCAGTGGTTTCAGAGCCATTAAAGTTGCAGTGGCAGTAGatttaaaatcaacatttgcaTTCTGACAACCTTCAATGGAAacaggaggaattttgaagggTTGCAAAGGAGGAGGATTCCGCCATCGAGGAAGCGGCCCAGCAACAATAAGTGTCTGAAGTAAAGGACCTGCTTCCATCACAGCTTGTAAAAGCTTTCCCTTTTGAGGAAGAGCTTTTCCTTTGACAAGATTATCAATTACTTCAGTAGCTGGATCAATCTTTGCCTTTCCTGAAGAGACTAGGCCTGTGGACAAACAGCCATTATACTTATGAACAAGTGGCTGATTTACAAAACCCGAATCGACCACATTAATGTTTGAGAAATCCGGGGATGAAACAGCATCACCAAAGAAAGAATCTGCTGGGGAAGAGCCATGTGAATGGTAGTTACATGTTTCAGACAGACTGTTTGATTCTGTAATGCCTGAGTTTGCTTTAGCAGGCATTACAAGAGGGCTTTCATCTTGAGCATGAGGGAGTAGTTTAGGCAATTCTGTTGGGCTAGAAGGAATGAGCTTGTTTAGGATCTTCTGCAGCTGATTTCTTGCTTCATCTCGTTCTTGGTATGCCATCTTTAGAAGATTAAGTAAACTCCTCACATTCTCCTTGTTCTTTCTGATTTCCTCCCTTGCTGCCATTTTAAATGACTCCAGCTCAAAAGTGGTGTCGAAAAGCTTCTGCTTCAGCTCATCAATGCTCTGACAATATTCAGAAGAGGACTGTTTCTGAGGGAGGCACAACATAGCAGAGTAAAAACAAGAGAATTTTAAGGAATAATTGCAGACACAAATATATAGACAGAGAGACAGACACACGCTGACAGATCATCAATTATGGGGTACCTACAAAATTTTTTATGCAAGACATCGAAGACTTTCATCAAAAAGATTTTTAGATTTCAGAGGGATACAAAAATCAACACCAGCCCAATGGCACCGACCTTCTTTTGAAAAATCATAGAATCTTGTTGGCAAATGTAGAGGGATTCCAAATAAATCCAACTGAGGAAAAACTAATTCAAAGTTAGGAGGAACAGTAAAATCCTAACAAAAGCCCATGAAGActtctttttgaaattgaagaaaagcaacaaaaaaaaaaggttggggAGGGGGGGAGAAAGAGAGTCACCATTCATAAACCTACCTCTGAAATATATAGAACTTAATACAATGAAATATCACAAGTCCCCATTGATAAAGAGACATTCTAATCCAAGTTTCAATTGAGACATGTTCTGTCCATAGATGGACAAAAAATGTTCACATTTATACAAGAAAAGGTCCTGggtaattaagaaaaattggaaattttggaaattTCCTGAAAAATAGTTTTTGCATTTACAACACCTTTAAATTTCCATGCCTGGCGgtattcaaacaaaaacaagaacacTCTGTCTGGgcaatataaacaaaaaaaaaaaaaaaaaaaaaaggcaaaaaagaagaattgaAGTTCGGAAGCCAAACAGACACTTagccaaaaacacaaaatatttcttCTCTGCCAAGAAGCAAAGACAACAGCAATGAATCAGCCAAGCATGACAGATacataaatagtaaatttcacaTACAAGAAATAAAACATGGAATGAAAGACACCCAGAAAGAATCATGGGTAGAACAGAATTACACAGTAAACAACCATCATAGAACATACAATTCAGGTTGAAAAAGACACAGCTTTCAATGCCAAACCAAACGAgaccagaagaagaagaacaacagAGATTGACAACACTGAGAGAACAAGAAAACAAGAGATTACCCACCTCCGGGCAACTCCACATAGAACCGAATTCCTCCATACTATCTCAAAGCCTTTGTATTTGagaagaaaaggcaaaaaagaaaaatcaaggcACTAGGGAGTTCAACGAAGGTGGATTATGACTAATTTATAGAACAAAAGAGGCATGCTATAGGAACAGGACAAAACGAGAGTGCAAGAGAACGAGCTAgcgagcgagcgagagagagagagagagatagagcggTGGCTTTGGCATGTAGTGAGAAGCCTGTCCGCGTCAAAGAAAATCAGAGAATGCCAAAACCTTCCTTATAGAAAAATTCGGAGATTCCATTTTCTACACTTTCTTTGATATTGATTTtcattgaaagtttgaaacctTTACCCACTCTTTCAGGACCTCTGTCTCTTACTTGCAAGAATTACACACAAAaacacattctctctctctctctctctctctctctctcggtggaTTTTCCTTATATACAATTTAGAAGATTTAAACGGACATATTTTCCTCCgaacaaagacaaaaagaaaaaaaggaacagGAAAATATGGTTTACAACCTTGTACACGGCTAAAAGTAAGCTCTTCCGGTTTACGCGGTCGTATTTAAGCAAGTTTCCATTCATACCCCGTTTGGGAAAATTATTTCCCTCCGGCGGCCATTGGTTTTGAAAGGTAAGTTTCAAGTTTTGGAGTTTAGACAACATGCACTGGCAGTCTGTCATGGGCGATggtttctcttctttcattgGCCGATCAAAACATGTGAACTTACACCAACACCGTCCGATCAATTTCCTGTTCAGTGTATGTTGCCACGTCATTAGAtctgtaaaaatttaaaatctaatGTGAATCATAAATAGAATCTTCTCAATTTTGGTCTATAGCGAAAATCTTTTATTGATATTTGTTCCCTTTTTTGGAATAATATGCGAATTTTCCCGTTAATATGAAATGACACTTTCATCcccaccaagaaaaaaaaaggggtgagATGATCACTGATATAACGTGGTGTTATTGGCTTTTGATGGGAGCCAATTAGATAGCGTATGGAAATGTAGACCGTCTCTTCCTAAAGACTAAAGTAGTTTTTCAACCATTGGATTATTATATTCAAATGCTATAAAATATAGTTGTgcttataattttgtattttttttttcttattattattcttttatgatGGACCCAatttattagattagattatCTTCCAAGGGCTGTGCTAGATTGCGTTGTGAACTGCCCAAGAAAACCGAAACCAACCATCTAATGGTTGACTTATTACccattattcttattcttaatttcgactcaaattatttatctgaatttgagagaatttggacACATGATTGTAAAAAACTATTTATGGGATCTACTTGATTGGATAAGTGCCTGgacagcccaatttttattcGGTTAAGtgggtctcataagtggtctctcacaatcacttgtccgaattctctcaaattcggacaaataatttgaaaagattcTAATCCATACTTGGCAAGAGCATATTTGTACTATTTTTCAACTCCTAGGTACGTTCCTACTTCAGGCTAAAATGAGggggtaaaaaaattaaattacatttgaaaaagaaaaaaaaaaaaaaaactttaggtATGAGCATTGTGCATCTCCAAACCAATTTGTGACAGTAAAattaatgttagaatattaattaaataatttaattttttttttaatcttttatcgttttaaattttatctcagcCGGCCagtgttgtttttgtttttgttctgtttttttaagtttttgttttgttgttaccCTTTGCAGCCAGTCGTGGTACACTTAAGATATAGACTGGACtggaattattatttttatatcagaATATGCACTCTTTTATCTCTTCTAGTGGAACTCATGTGTAAAGAGAGATTTTTACTGCCGTAGTTAGGATCGAGTCTTTGactttgtttttactttttaaggAGTCTTTGTACCCCTAGTCACTGTCACTAGCCCTTTGGGTCTCATATTATAACGAAtggtttatttgttaaaaaaaaaaatgatactcgAAAAAATGTTTAAGTATTTCACTATTaagcctcattttttttagggagGATTTGAGTCCACACGTAAGCAAAAgtcttataatattaattaaattaaattatttatattcgcTCTGATCCATCCAATAAGAGTATTTGTTACGCTTAATACATGATCGACCCaaaaattaaagggaaaacataaaaatttctttttttaaaaaaaaaaacctacttaTACACCCACGTTCTTACATGATCGAGATGGGTCCATGTGATGTGAGTCCCGCCCAATATGAAAGGATAAGTATGTAAAGAGTGTTTTCATAACGATCTCCAAAATCAAAGTGCTCTTTTAATCTCATAATTGGTGCAAATCTACGAGTCACAAAACTCAAAGAAGcaaacaaaattcatttttttatttatattatgaaGCATAAAACCTTGTTCTGACAGAATCAATGAACATGGGTGATGAATTCCCTTGGAAAACCGGAAGATTTCTTCTTTATAATTCCCGACTAGCGGTTTCGGCActcttcaaatatatatatatattttttttgtagtaacaatattttatatatatatatattgaagcaTAATAACATGACCGCCGCGACATATAAAGACCATACTACTTCGAGCTTAGTCATTGGATCAATCAATAATGAGGTTTCCATTCATTGTTAATTATGTAATTATTCCTTTGCTAGAAACTGTTAGGGTTGAAGTAGCATGCATGTGTTATACAACTAGGCGGTGAGTCTGTGTTCCCactgcattattattattattatattttctatagtttttttttttaatgcaattaaatatataaatatgtggGTTCGCTTTTAACTAGGAAGCAGACAAATTCgctaaatataaaaatacctcaTTAATTTACGACAAAAGCtactaaattgaaaataaaataaaattaaggttcTCTTAATTATTCAATGTATCTAGGCGGCTTATACTACGTGCGTAAGTGTATGGCTATGCCTAATTATTTTATCTTTGCTTTTTATAAGTTCGTTAGCCGTTGAGTTGACTCTTCCCTTCTTTCACTTCGGTGTGGAAGTTAAGAGGCCATGGAGGGCCATGCGTTAATTTATGTTTAAAGTATTGTTATAATGaaaattagttttgtttttttttaaaaaaaataaaaaataaaaaaaattgtaagagcTTATTCAGTAGTTGATTCAAATTGTATCATCAGCAAGTTGTATGAAAATCGTataagaatttattaaataacattgattttctgcTTATTGCTTCGATTTCCCAACTTCATATAAGGTTGATAAAATTAAACCGACTATATTAAGTTAAATACACATattttgggtaaaaaaaaaatgatactctttattaggggtgagcatggggcggggggggggcggggattgGCTTTTTTTCCCCCCGCCCCGCAGGCgtgcgggttccccaaaggGAACCCGCGCCCCGCGAAAAATTCCCAgcaaccgtgcggggcgggtgGGCTCGGGGTGGGGATGAAAGGGGCGGGGATCCgcgggtatgcggggatccccgcggggatgagagaaagagagatccagcCAGATCTCTCTCTATCGCCGGAGGTCGGGGTTGGGTCAAGGTCGAGACTAAGAGATCCAGCAGTTCGCGACTTTGTGGGTGGTGGCCGGTGAGCGTGGGTAGCTGGATGTGGGCGTCATGGGGTGCGGCGTGGGCAGCTGGGCGTGGCCGCTTGGGCGTCGTGGCGTGGGCAGCTCTGTAGCTGGGCGCCGTTCACTAAAGATCGAAGGTGAAGAGTTGAAGACACTGAAGCGAAGAGAACTGAGAAGTGAGAagtgagaagaaagaaagaaaaggggaaaagaaagacCGAAGGTGAAGAGTTACACTTCgtctttcttttccccttttctttctttcttttttttttttttttttttcaagacatgcggggcggggacccgagaaaattcaagggtcccccccgcaacccgccccgcaccgcgcgGGGGGCCAAAAATAGCCCCAAAAC
Coding sequences:
- the LOC133877004 gene encoding uncharacterized protein LOC133877004 isoform X1; translated protein: MEEFGSMWSCPEKQSSSEYCQSIDELKQKLFDTTFELESFKMAAREEIRKNKENVRSLLNLLKMAYQERDEARNQLQKILNKLIPSSPTELPKLLPHAQDESPLVMPAKANSGITESNSLSETCNYHSHGSSPADSFFGDAVSSPDFSNINVVDSGFVNQPLVHKYNGCLSTGLVSSGKAKIDPATEVIDNLVKGKALPQKGKLLQAVMEAGPLLQTLIVAGPLPRWRNPPPLQPFKIPPVSIEGCQNANVDFKSTATATLMALKPLNSSSYPVMSRGTSQTCSASILNFASSPSASCLNNSRLLTPTASINNHVPAGKRQRFL
- the LOC133877004 gene encoding uncharacterized protein LOC133877004 isoform X2, giving the protein MEEFGSMWSCPESIDELKQKLFDTTFELESFKMAAREEIRKNKENVRSLLNLLKMAYQERDEARNQLQKILNKLIPSSPTELPKLLPHAQDESPLVMPAKANSGITESNSLSETCNYHSHGSSPADSFFGDAVSSPDFSNINVVDSGFVNQPLVHKYNGCLSTGLVSSGKAKIDPATEVIDNLVKGKALPQKGKLLQAVMEAGPLLQTLIVAGPLPRWRNPPPLQPFKIPPVSIEGCQNANVDFKSTATATLMALKPLNSSSYPVMSRGTSQTCSASILNFASSPSASCLNNSRLLTPTASINNHVPAGKRQRFL